A genomic segment from Barrientosiimonas humi encodes:
- the lgt gene encoding prolipoprotein diacylglyceryl transferase, whose amino-acid sequence MTAALPASIPSPTSSILWLGPLPLRAYALCILAGIAVAIWLCGRRLADRGYDPDEALNVAYWGVPFGILGGRIYHVITTPQPYFGEGGRPLDAVKIWEGGLGIWGAVALGAVGVWIGCRRAGISFLDYADAAVPGVAIAQAMGRVGNYFNNELYGEPTTVPWALEIHRMGSDGQALRDAAGQPIVEGYFHPTFLYEAIWCLVMAAIILLLDRRGVLRRGQSLALYVLLYPMGRIVFELMRTDPANRILGLRVNVWMSMIVFLLGVTLFWLWRRNPPRPRGGEEPAEDVPPTAERPTS is encoded by the coding sequence ATGACCGCCGCGCTGCCCGCCAGCATCCCGAGCCCGACGTCCTCGATCCTGTGGCTCGGTCCGCTGCCGCTGCGGGCGTACGCCCTGTGCATCCTCGCCGGCATCGCCGTCGCCATCTGGCTGTGCGGGCGCCGGCTCGCCGACCGCGGTTACGACCCCGACGAGGCGCTCAACGTCGCCTACTGGGGCGTGCCGTTCGGCATCCTCGGCGGCCGCATCTACCACGTCATCACCACGCCGCAGCCCTACTTCGGCGAGGGCGGCCGCCCGCTCGACGCGGTCAAGATCTGGGAGGGCGGCCTCGGCATCTGGGGCGCCGTCGCGCTCGGCGCGGTCGGGGTGTGGATCGGGTGCCGCCGGGCCGGTATCTCCTTCCTCGACTACGCCGACGCCGCCGTGCCGGGCGTCGCCATCGCCCAGGCGATGGGCCGGGTCGGCAACTACTTCAACAACGAGCTGTACGGCGAGCCCACCACGGTGCCGTGGGCGCTGGAGATCCATCGGATGGGCTCCGACGGGCAGGCGCTGCGCGACGCCGCCGGGCAGCCGATCGTCGAGGGCTACTTCCACCCGACGTTCCTCTACGAGGCGATCTGGTGCCTGGTGATGGCCGCGATCATCCTGCTGCTCGACCGGCGCGGGGTGCTGCGGCGCGGCCAGTCGCTGGCGCTGTACGTCCTGCTCTACCCGATGGGGCGCATCGTCTTCGAGCTGATGCGCACCGACCCGGCCAACCGCATCCTCGGCCTGCGGGTCAACGTGTGGATGTCGATGATCGTCTTCCTGCTCGGCGTCACCCTGTTCTGGCTGTGGCGGCGCAACCCGCCGCGGCCGCGCGGGGGGGAGGAGCCGGCCGAGGACGTACCACCGACGGCCGAACGTCCCACATCGTGA
- a CDS encoding DsbA family protein produces MPRPDAADKLKANQPPEGPSKVLIAAVIAVALVIVGGIAWLRTDPFGSLDATPPKGGNPAGAGVVAYPGAARPGVPTVDLYEDFQCPVCGQLEERNGRSIFEMAKAGDIKLVVHLMSFLDGNLDNDSSKRAANAAFCASDAGRFPEFHAAVFAAQPEREGDGYSDATLKQAATTAGITGSARTTFDSCMAGGTYDDYVDDTEKASGDDGVEGTPTVLVGGEPLEETALKRLLTTPNTWPSVLQAAS; encoded by the coding sequence GTGCCGCGCCCGGATGCAGCCGACAAGCTCAAGGCCAACCAGCCACCGGAGGGGCCCTCCAAGGTCCTGATCGCCGCGGTGATCGCGGTGGCCCTGGTCATCGTCGGCGGCATCGCCTGGCTGCGCACCGACCCGTTCGGCAGCCTGGATGCCACCCCGCCCAAGGGCGGCAACCCCGCGGGCGCCGGCGTCGTGGCCTACCCGGGCGCCGCGAGGCCGGGCGTCCCCACGGTCGACCTCTACGAGGACTTCCAGTGCCCCGTCTGCGGGCAGCTGGAGGAGCGCAACGGCAGGTCGATCTTCGAGATGGCCAAGGCCGGCGACATCAAGCTGGTGGTGCACCTGATGTCCTTCCTCGACGGCAACCTCGACAACGACTCCTCCAAGCGCGCCGCCAACGCCGCCTTCTGCGCGTCCGACGCGGGCCGGTTCCCCGAGTTCCACGCGGCGGTCTTCGCCGCGCAGCCCGAACGCGAGGGCGACGGCTACTCCGACGCCACCCTGAAGCAGGCCGCGACCACGGCCGGCATCACCGGCAGCGCGCGCACGACGTTCGACTCCTGCATGGCCGGCGGCACCTACGACGACTACGTCGACGACACCGAGAAGGCCTCCGGCGACGACGGGGTCGAGGGCACCCCCACCGTCCTGGTCGGCGGCGAGCCGCTGGAGGAGACCGCCCTGAAGCGTCTGCTCACCACCCCGAACACCTGGCCGTCGGTCCTGCAGGCCGCGTCGTGA
- a CDS encoding MauE/DoxX family redox-associated membrane protein encodes MTPRVKDAVGLVLRLALGGVLIVAGWLKLDDLSGSRAATRAYRLMPTGVADLVGTMLPFVEVTLGALLVLGLLTRGSALLGGLLMIAFVAGIASAWARGLSIDCGCFGGGGQVGVDQTAYLQEIVRDAALALAAAWLVVRPRTPASLDRRLWGT; translated from the coding sequence GTGACCCCACGGGTCAAGGACGCCGTCGGCCTCGTGCTGCGGCTCGCCCTCGGCGGGGTGCTCATCGTCGCGGGCTGGCTCAAGCTGGACGACCTGAGCGGGTCGCGCGCGGCGACCCGGGCGTACCGGCTGATGCCGACCGGCGTCGCCGACCTCGTCGGGACCATGCTGCCGTTCGTCGAGGTGACGCTCGGCGCGCTGCTCGTCCTCGGCCTGCTCACCCGCGGGTCCGCGCTGCTCGGCGGGCTGCTCATGATCGCCTTCGTCGCCGGCATCGCCTCGGCCTGGGCGCGCGGGCTGAGCATCGACTGCGGCTGCTTCGGCGGCGGGGGCCAGGTCGGCGTCGACCAGACGGCCTACCTGCAGGAGATCGTGCGCGACGCGGCGCTGGCGCTCGCGGCCGCCTGGCTGGTCGTGCGCCCGCGCACCCCGGCGAGCCTGGACCGGCGGCTGTGGGGCACCTGA
- the trpA gene encoding tryptophan synthase subunit alpha translates to MTAVSEVLARAKDEGRAALVGYLPVGFPDVEGSVRAVRALVESGVDIVEVGLPYTDPLMDGPVIQTAATRALEGGVRVRDVFTAVRAVHEAGAAAVVMTYWNPVLHYGVDRFAADLSAAGGSGLITPDLVPDEAQEWIEASDRHDLDRIFLVAPSSTTERLRMTTGAARGFVYVAALMGVTGARTSVGDAAGALVERTRAVTDLPLCVGLGVSTREQVAQVAGFADGVIVGSALVRTLVDAPDPDTGLADLRALARELAAGAREGGR, encoded by the coding sequence ATGACCGCCGTCTCCGAGGTCCTCGCCCGCGCCAAGGACGAGGGTCGCGCCGCGCTCGTCGGCTACCTGCCGGTCGGCTTCCCCGACGTCGAGGGGTCGGTCCGGGCCGTCCGTGCGCTGGTCGAGTCCGGCGTCGACATCGTCGAGGTGGGGCTGCCCTACACCGACCCGCTGATGGACGGCCCGGTCATCCAGACCGCCGCCACCCGCGCGCTCGAGGGCGGCGTGCGCGTGCGCGACGTGTTCACGGCCGTCCGCGCGGTGCACGAGGCCGGCGCGGCCGCGGTCGTCATGACCTACTGGAACCCCGTCCTGCACTACGGCGTCGACCGGTTCGCCGCCGACCTGTCGGCGGCCGGCGGCTCCGGGCTGATCACGCCCGACCTGGTGCCCGACGAGGCGCAGGAGTGGATCGAGGCGAGCGACCGGCACGACCTGGACCGGATCTTCCTCGTCGCGCCCAGCTCGACCACCGAGCGGCTCAGGATGACCACCGGCGCCGCGCGCGGCTTCGTCTACGTCGCGGCGCTCATGGGCGTGACCGGTGCGCGCACCAGCGTGGGCGACGCCGCGGGTGCGCTCGTCGAGCGCACCCGCGCCGTCACCGACCTGCCGCTGTGCGTCGGGCTCGGCGTGTCCACCCGCGAGCAGGTCGCCCAGGTCGCCGGGTTCGCCGACGGCGTGATCGTCGGCTCGGCGCTGGTGCGCACCCTGGTCGACGCCCCCGACCCCGACACGGGGCTCGCCGACCTGCGGGCCCTCGCCCGCGAGCTGGCCGCCGGCGCCCGCGAGGGCGGTCGGTGA
- the trpB gene encoding tryptophan synthase subunit beta, with protein sequence MISETTTERLGRFGDFGGRYVPEALVAALEELDEHRQKAMSDPEFLGALAELHRSYTGRPSIITEVPRFAEHCGGARVVLKREDLNHTGSHKINNVLGQVLLTKRMGKSRVIAETGAGQHGVATATGAALLGLECTVYMGRVDTERQALNVARMRLLGAEVVPVDHGSRTLKDAVNEAFRDWVTNVDSTHYVLGTVTGPYPFPEMVRDFHRIIGVEARQQVLDAYGRLPDAVCACVGGGSNAMGIFHRFVDDPDVRLIGLEGGGEGVDSGRHAARFTGQATPGVLHGAYTYVLQDDDGQTVESHSVSAGLDYPSVGPEHAFLRDSGRAEYAPVTDDEAMEAFALLARTEGILPAIESAHALAGAMKVGRELGPEGLVLVSLSGRGDKDVDTAARWFGLLSGEEIVEAEQKKAEEPVGESAGSGG encoded by the coding sequence ATGATCAGCGAGACGACCACCGAGCGGCTGGGCCGGTTCGGCGACTTCGGCGGGCGCTACGTCCCCGAGGCGCTCGTCGCGGCGCTGGAGGAGCTCGACGAGCACCGGCAGAAGGCGATGAGCGACCCGGAGTTCCTGGGCGCGCTCGCCGAGCTGCACCGGTCGTACACCGGGCGGCCGAGCATCATCACCGAGGTGCCGCGCTTCGCCGAGCACTGTGGCGGCGCCCGCGTCGTGCTCAAGCGCGAGGACCTCAACCACACCGGCTCGCACAAGATCAACAACGTGCTCGGCCAGGTGCTGCTCACCAAGCGGATGGGCAAGTCGCGGGTCATCGCCGAGACCGGCGCGGGCCAGCACGGCGTCGCGACGGCGACCGGCGCGGCGCTGCTCGGGCTCGAGTGCACCGTCTACATGGGCCGCGTCGACACCGAGCGGCAGGCGCTCAACGTCGCCCGCATGCGGCTGCTCGGGGCCGAGGTCGTCCCCGTCGACCACGGCAGCCGCACCCTCAAGGACGCCGTCAACGAGGCGTTCCGCGACTGGGTCACCAACGTCGACAGCACGCACTACGTCCTCGGCACCGTCACCGGTCCCTACCCCTTCCCCGAGATGGTGCGCGACTTCCACCGGATCATCGGGGTCGAGGCCCGCCAGCAGGTGCTCGACGCGTACGGCCGGCTCCCCGACGCGGTCTGTGCGTGCGTGGGCGGCGGCTCCAACGCGATGGGCATCTTCCACCGGTTCGTCGACGACCCCGACGTACGTCTGATCGGGCTCGAGGGGGGCGGCGAGGGTGTCGACTCGGGCCGGCACGCCGCCCGGTTCACCGGCCAGGCCACGCCCGGGGTGCTGCACGGCGCCTACACCTACGTGCTGCAGGACGACGACGGCCAGACGGTCGAGTCGCACTCGGTCTCCGCGGGGCTGGACTACCCCAGCGTGGGGCCCGAGCACGCGTTCCTGCGCGACTCCGGCCGTGCTGAGTACGCCCCGGTCACCGACGACGAGGCGATGGAGGCGTTCGCGCTGCTGGCCCGCACCGAGGGGATCCTGCCCGCGATCGAGTCGGCCCACGCGCTCGCCGGCGCGATGAAGGTCGGGCGCGAGCTCGGCCCGGAGGGTCTGGTGCTGGTGAGCCTGTCGGGTCGCGGCGACAAGGACGTCGACACGGCCGCCCGGTGGTTCGGGCTGCTCAGCGGCGAGGAGATCGTCGAGGCCGAGCAGAAGAAGGCCGAGGAACCCGTCGGAGAGTCTGCGGGGAGCGGCGGATGA
- the trpC gene encoding indole-3-glycerol phosphate synthase TrpC translates to MPTVLDEIIVGVRADLADRERARPLAQVRDLADAAPPARPVIDALRDPAALSVIAEVKRKSPSKGALADIPDPAELAQAYARGGADVISVLTEQRRFGGSLADLDAVRAAVDTPLLRKDFVVEPYQVVEARAHGADVVLLIVAALGDDLLHELYALVTELGMTALVEVHDTGEAERAVALGAELIGVNARNLKTLEVDRGVFAEVAAGIPGDRVTVAESGVRGPADAADYAAAGADAVLVGEALVTGAGDVASNVRAMRVPLGVRR, encoded by the coding sequence GTGCCCACCGTTCTCGACGAGATCATCGTCGGCGTGCGTGCCGACCTCGCCGACCGGGAGCGTGCTCGCCCCCTCGCGCAGGTCCGCGACCTCGCCGACGCAGCCCCTCCCGCCCGTCCTGTCATCGACGCCCTGCGCGACCCGGCGGCGCTGAGCGTCATCGCCGAGGTCAAGCGCAAGAGCCCCAGCAAGGGCGCGCTCGCCGACATCCCCGACCCGGCCGAGCTGGCCCAGGCGTACGCCCGCGGCGGCGCCGACGTCATCTCGGTGCTCACCGAGCAGCGCCGGTTCGGCGGCAGCCTGGCCGACCTGGACGCGGTGCGGGCCGCGGTCGACACGCCGCTGCTGCGCAAGGACTTCGTCGTCGAGCCCTACCAGGTGGTCGAGGCCCGCGCGCACGGCGCCGACGTGGTGCTGCTCATCGTGGCCGCGCTCGGGGACGACCTGCTGCACGAGCTGTACGCCCTCGTCACCGAGCTCGGCATGACCGCCCTGGTCGAGGTGCACGACACGGGCGAGGCCGAGCGCGCCGTCGCCCTCGGCGCCGAGCTGATCGGGGTCAACGCCCGCAACCTGAAGACCCTCGAGGTCGACCGCGGCGTGTTCGCCGAGGTGGCCGCGGGCATCCCGGGCGACCGGGTCACCGTCGCCGAGTCCGGCGTGCGCGGCCCGGCCGACGCCGCCGACTACGCCGCGGCCGGTGCCGACGCCGTGCTGGTCGGCGAGGCGCTGGTCACCGGTGCCGGCGACGTCGCGAGCAACGTGCGGGCGATGCGCGTCCCGCTGGGGGTGCGCCGATGA
- a CDS encoding HGxxPAAW family protein, which yields MADGSSVHHGSTDDHGSSVAAWVGVILLLISSAIIALGIYINNDPILIIGIVIGVLGLIGAIVLAKAGFGVAAKRHALAESRASEGRTGRGDERSAE from the coding sequence ATGGCCGACGGCAGCAGCGTTCACCACGGCAGTACCGACGACCACGGCAGCAGCGTTGCCGCATGGGTCGGCGTCATCCTGCTGCTGATCAGCTCGGCGATCATCGCGCTCGGGATCTACATCAACAACGACCCGATCCTGATCATCGGGATCGTCATCGGGGTGCTCGGCCTGATCGGTGCGATCGTGCTGGCCAAGGCCGGTTTCGGGGTCGCCGCCAAGCGTCACGCGCTGGCCGAGTCGCGGGCTTCCGAGGGCCGGACCGGCCGCGGGGACGAGCGTTCCGCCGAGTAA
- a CDS encoding Trp biosynthesis-associated membrane protein, with product MTEEPQVQHDESAREPQQPQQSRESRGVPKGMLVAVTAVTVVVLLASGGRTWVDGQVSDAVLATSSVGVSGRDAAGGVIAAALVAAAAMLAALTGGRIVRRIGAVALALAGVLVVALSLPVLTDAAGVVGEQAAAQTGRTGSIEATGSPTAWVIVALVAGAVLVLCGLAALVSARHWGGLTARYDSPAGDADADESDRATPQESDWDRLSRGEDPT from the coding sequence ATGACCGAGGAACCGCAGGTGCAGCACGACGAGTCCGCGCGGGAGCCGCAGCAGCCGCAGCAGTCGCGGGAGTCGCGCGGGGTCCCCAAGGGGATGCTCGTGGCGGTCACCGCCGTGACGGTCGTCGTGCTGCTGGCGAGCGGCGGACGCACCTGGGTCGACGGGCAGGTGAGCGACGCCGTGCTCGCGACCAGCAGCGTCGGGGTGAGCGGTCGCGACGCGGCGGGCGGGGTGATCGCCGCAGCACTGGTCGCGGCGGCCGCGATGCTCGCGGCGCTCACCGGCGGGCGCATCGTGCGCCGCATCGGGGCGGTGGCGCTGGCGCTGGCAGGGGTGCTCGTCGTGGCTCTGTCGCTCCCGGTGCTCACCGACGCCGCCGGGGTGGTCGGGGAGCAGGCCGCGGCACAGACCGGGCGCACCGGCTCGATCGAGGCGACCGGGTCGCCGACCGCGTGGGTGATCGTGGCGCTGGTCGCCGGAGCGGTGCTCGTGCTGTGCGGCCTCGCGGCCCTGGTCAGCGCCCGGCACTGGGGCGGGCTGACCGCGCGCTACGACAGCCCCGCCGGCGACGCCGACGCCGACGAGAGCGACCGCGCGACACCGCAGGAGTCCGACTGGGACCGGCTCAGCCGCGGCGAGGACCCGACCTGA
- a CDS encoding anthranilate synthase component I has translation MSSPGGADLHADLGWGRTWPTAQQFAELARDRRVIPVVRRLLADAETPLGVYRKLAAGRPGTFLLESAEHGGVWSRYSIVGVASSATLTEVDGAAHWIGEPPVGVPTDGAPTDAVRDTVAALATPPIPGLPPLTGGLVGTIGYDAVRRWERLGDTARDELQLPELAMMLATDLAVLDHRDASLLLVANAVNHDDTDERVEQAYADAVRRLDAMATDLARPADSTVAVPHDVRLEPTSTHTREQFHDMVETCKEEIRSGEAFQIVVSQRFSVPCEADGLDVYRVLRTANPSPYMYFLRLAHPAGGTYDVVGSSPEALVKVTGDRVITHPIAGSRPRGKTPEEDQELADELAADPKERAEHLMLVDLSRNDLQRVCSAGTVDTVEFMQVRHYSHIMHLESTVVGSLAPGRSAYDVLVATFPAGTLSGAPKPRAMQIIERLEGTRRGIYGGVVGYLDFAGDLDLAIAIRTAVLRDGVAHVQAGAGIVADSVPEAEYQETISKAAAAIHAVSTASGMRALTESEAEPV, from the coding sequence ATGAGCTCGCCCGGCGGAGCCGACCTGCACGCCGACCTGGGGTGGGGCCGGACCTGGCCGACCGCGCAGCAGTTCGCCGAGCTGGCGCGCGACCGGCGCGTCATCCCCGTCGTACGCCGGCTGCTGGCCGACGCCGAGACGCCCCTGGGCGTCTACCGCAAGCTCGCCGCCGGCCGCCCCGGCACCTTCCTCCTGGAGTCGGCCGAGCACGGTGGCGTGTGGTCGCGCTACTCCATCGTCGGCGTCGCGAGCAGCGCCACCCTGACCGAGGTCGACGGCGCGGCGCACTGGATCGGCGAGCCGCCCGTGGGCGTCCCGACCGACGGCGCGCCCACCGACGCGGTGCGCGACACGGTCGCCGCGCTCGCCACCCCGCCCATCCCGGGCCTGCCGCCGCTGACCGGCGGCCTCGTGGGCACCATCGGCTACGACGCCGTGCGCCGCTGGGAGCGGCTCGGCGACACCGCCCGCGACGAGCTGCAGCTGCCCGAGCTCGCGATGATGCTCGCCACCGACCTCGCCGTGCTCGACCACCGCGACGCCTCGCTGCTGCTGGTCGCCAACGCCGTCAACCACGACGACACCGACGAGCGGGTCGAGCAGGCCTACGCCGACGCCGTGCGCCGGCTGGACGCGATGGCGACCGACCTGGCCCGCCCCGCCGACTCGACGGTGGCGGTGCCCCACGACGTACGCCTGGAGCCCACCAGCACCCACACCCGCGAGCAGTTCCACGACATGGTCGAGACCTGCAAGGAGGAGATCCGCTCCGGCGAGGCCTTCCAGATCGTGGTGTCGCAGCGGTTCAGCGTGCCGTGCGAGGCCGACGGCCTCGACGTCTACCGGGTGCTGCGCACGGCCAACCCGAGCCCGTACATGTACTTCCTGCGCCTGGCGCACCCGGCCGGCGGGACGTACGACGTCGTCGGCTCCAGCCCCGAGGCGCTGGTCAAGGTGACGGGGGACCGGGTCATCACCCACCCGATCGCCGGGTCCCGCCCGCGCGGCAAGACGCCCGAGGAGGACCAGGAACTGGCCGACGAGCTCGCGGCCGACCCCAAGGAGCGCGCCGAGCACCTGATGCTCGTCGACCTGTCGCGCAACGACCTGCAGCGGGTCTGCTCGGCCGGCACGGTCGACACCGTGGAGTTCATGCAGGTGCGCCACTACAGCCACATCATGCACCTGGAGTCGACCGTGGTCGGGAGCCTCGCGCCCGGGCGCAGTGCGTACGACGTGCTCGTCGCGACCTTCCCGGCCGGCACTCTCTCGGGGGCGCCCAAGCCGCGCGCGATGCAGATCATCGAGCGGCTTGAGGGCACCCGGCGCGGGATCTACGGCGGCGTCGTCGGCTATCTGGACTTCGCCGGCGACCTCGACCTGGCCATCGCGATCCGCACGGCGGTGCTGCGCGACGGGGTGGCCCACGTGCAGGCGGGCGCGGGCATCGTGGCCGACTCGGTCCCCGAGGCGGAGTACCAGGAGACGATCTCCAAGGCCGCCGCGGCGATCCACGCGGTCTCGACCGCGTCCGGGATGCGCGCGCTGACCGAGTCGGAGGCAGAGCCGGTATGA
- the hisI gene encoding phosphoribosyl-AMP cyclohydrolase, whose amino-acid sequence MTDNAVSTLPADIADALKRDADGLVAAVIQQHDTGEVLMLGWMDDEALRRTLTEGRVTFWSRSREEYWRKGDTSGHVQLVRSVSLDCDGDALLVQVDQHGAACHTGELSCFAHDLEATAG is encoded by the coding sequence CGACATCGCCGACGCGCTCAAGCGTGACGCCGACGGCCTCGTCGCTGCCGTGATCCAGCAGCACGACACCGGTGAGGTCCTGATGCTGGGCTGGATGGACGACGAGGCGCTGCGCCGCACCCTCACCGAGGGGCGGGTGACCTTCTGGTCCCGCAGCCGCGAGGAGTACTGGCGCAAGGGCGACACCTCCGGCCACGTCCAGCTGGTGCGCTCGGTGTCGCTCGACTGCGACGGCGACGCGCTGCTCGTGCAGGTCGACCAGCACGGCGCGGCCTGCCACACCGGTGAGCTCAGCTGCTTCGCGCACGACCTCGAAGCCACCGCCGGATGA